A genome region from Erigeron canadensis isolate Cc75 chromosome 3, C_canadensis_v1, whole genome shotgun sequence includes the following:
- the LOC122594463 gene encoding uncharacterized protein LOC122594463: MVLIQECAPDIENQIEFTLTTIENPENDSSNYPPLPLPTLIATTPRTALLHNYSNPKIATYFIGVYPAFLAYTQLKFIAAMYSPFDTHKSFMILSIVAYLMAILDLKILFCIYDHLKKPSNQHFSPVHYKILMHVYYILWILAMLLVLPALFTPRR, encoded by the exons ATGGTTTTAATCCAG GAATGTGCACCAGACATTGAAAATCAGATTGAATTCACATTAACAACCATAGAGAATCCAGAGAATGATTCAAGTAATTATCCCCCACTGCCACTACCGACCCTGATTGCAACGACCCCACGCACTGCGCT GTTACATAATTACTCTAATCCTAAAATCGCTACATATTTTATTGGAGTGTATCCAGCATTTTTAGCATACACACAATTGAAGTTCATAGCTGCAATGTATTCTCCTTTTGACACTCACAAATCCTTTATGATCCTCTCCATTGTTGCTTATCTCATGGCTATTTTGGATTTAAAGATTCTATTTTGCATATACGATCATCTAAAAAAACCATCTAATCAACACTTCTCCCCTGTACATTACAAAATCCTAATGCATGTTTATTACATCTTGTGGATTCTTGCAATGTTGTTGGTTTTGCCAGCATTATTCACTCCTCGACGCTAG
- the LOC122592351 gene encoding uncharacterized protein LOC122592351, whose translation MLPDKPLFFRSTIQWSFRVLLLAVILGLFLFFLSTDFHKDLIFNLNDNKLVNNNHKNFTFQENPVQETSVQATQVQENPVQETPVQDFIQPPLTQLNLTGKPVDPVTLYPKWLKPLQDLSNYSTNLLTQWLAPGGEPCKDSVTDDIYVHGLDDIYNLEKKKNSDIVLATGVIHEYVIQTLDKFGNKRCLGGDYFETDISGDYWKSRPPVKDLGNGNYSFALQVHPDFTGVYNFTVILLFRHYQGLKFSPERFAVDKLLRVVSISFVNGNSSSGNSNAVNLVLPELKKCRKRDFRRDVWSGRWTRPEKFDVCLISNDGRFRCPKYSYPCKKPWCDGPLGSVESNGWVYSTHCSFKLFDSKSAWKCLNNRWLFFWGDSNHCDTIRNMLNFVLGYEIATVPRLFDMNITNPKNPLQSFRVTNVFNGHYNHTGNYQGLNSLYNDGYREYLKGFFSGEVVPDTLVMNSGLHDGVYWPNLRRFIKGAHDAAEFWAGVIDGVRKRKVVAPEVVYRTTVATGGYARRLVFNPHKMEAFNGVFVDKLREFGVIDYVVDHFDMTYPWHFDNRCNDGVHYGRAPAKARWRDGGIGHQYFVDLMLCHVLLNVLCSR comes from the coding sequence ATGTTACCGGATAAACCATTGTTTTTCCGGTCAACTATTCAATGGTCTTTCAGGGTTTTACTGTTGGCAGTAATTCTTGGTttatttctcttctttttaAGTACAGATTTCCATAAAGATCTCATCTTTAACTTGAATGACAACAAACTAGTAAATAATAACCATAAAAACTTCACTTTCCAAGAAAACCCAGTTCAAGAAACTTCAGTTCAAGCAACCCAAGTTCAAGAAAACCCAGTTCAAGAAACCCCAGTTCAAGATTTCATCCAACCACCATTAACTCAGCTGAATCTCACCGGAAAACCTGTAGATCCGGTGACCCTTTACCCCAAATGGCTCAAACCTCTTCAAGACTTGTCAAACTACTCAACAAATTTACTGACCCAATGGCTAGCCCCAGGTGGTGAGCCATGTAAAGATTCTGTTACTGATGATATATACGTACATGGTTTGgatgatatatataatcttgaaaaaaagaaaaatagtgaTATTGTATTGGCTACTGGGGTTATTCATGAATATGTGATACAAACATTGGATAAGTTTGGAAATAAGAGGTGTTTGGGTGGTGATTATTTTGAGACTGATATTTCTGGTGATTATTGGAAATCTAGGCCTCCTGTTAAAGATTTAGGTAACGGAAATTACTCTTTTGCCCTTCAAGTTCATCCTGATTTTACTGGTGTGTATAATTTTACTGTTATTTTACTGTTTAGACATTACCAAGGCTTAAAATTCTCCCCTGAAAGATTTGCTGTTGATAAACTACTTCGTGTTGTTTCCATTAGTTTTGTAAATGGTAATAGTAGTAGTGGTAATAGTAATGCGGTAAATCTGGTTTTGCCGGAGTTAAAAAAGTGTAGAAAGAGGGATTTTAGGAGAGATGTTTGGTCTGGTCGATGGACCCGACCAGAGAAATTTGATGTGTGTTTGATTAGCAATGATGGTAGATTTCGGTGTCCGAAATATAGTTACCCATGTAAGAAACCATGGTGTGATGGGCCGTTAGGATCCGTTGAGAGTAACGGGTGGGTATATTCTACCCATTGTTCATTCAAGTTATTTGATTCGAAATCTGCTTGGAAATGTTTGAACAATAGGTGGTTGTTCTTTTGGGGCGATTCGAATCATTGTGATACGATTAGGAATATGCTTAATTTTGTTTTGGGTTATGAAATCGCTACGGTTCCTAGGTTGTTTGATATGAATATTACTAACCCGAAAAACCCTCTTCAGTCATTTCGGGTTACTAATGTTTTTAACGGGCATTATAACCATACAGGGAATTACCAAGGATTAAATTCGTTATATAATGATGGTTATAGAGAGTATCTGAAAGGGTTTTTTTCGGGTGAGGTTGTGCCCGATACATTAGTCATGAATTCAGGGTTACACGATGGGGTCTATTGGCCGAATTTGAGGAGGTTTATAAAGGGCGCACATGATGCTGCTGAGTTTTGGGCCGGGGTTATAGACGGGGTACGGAAGAGGAAAGTCGTCGCCCCAGAAGTTGTTTACCGGACAACCGTCGCCACAGGCGGGTACGCGCGTAGATTGGTGTTTAACCCGCATAAAATGGAGGCGTTTAACGGTGTTTTTGTTGACAAGTTGAGAGAGTTTGGAGTGATTGATTATGTTGTGGATCATTTTGACATGACTTATCCGTGGCATTTCGATAACCGGTGCAATGATGGTGTACATTACGGCAGAGCTCCGGCGAAGGCGCGGTGGCGGGATGGTGGTATTGGGCATCAGTATTTTGTTGATCTCATGTTGTGTCATGTGTTGTTGAATGTATTATGTTCAAGGTAG